The following coding sequences are from one Longimicrobium sp. window:
- a CDS encoding long-chain fatty acid--CoA ligase, producing MPATPAFRAQHTPVPLGPVERDTIPRLFLGGVDRFAHPAALRRKVDGAWREWPAREVEAQAARLAAALELAGVGPGDRVALLSENRPEWAITDFAVTGMGAIDVPIYPTLPAAQIAYILRDCGARAIMVSTRAQLAKIQGIRSGLPDLRLVVAFDDPAETPDVRRWEEVQEEGRRLVEEGRAGSFRERALAVGRDEVATLIYTSGTTGDPKGVMLTHFNLCSNVAGSQQHGLSDVILSGDRTLSFLPLSHVFERMVDYLYWDVGASISYAESFEKVVDNMGEVAPNIAVAVPRLFEKIYSRVTGATGIKKALVGWALGVGTRVADLRLAGAQPSGALAIQYRLADRLVFSKLRARTGGRVRNFVSGGAPLSEDVAKFFFAAGLPVYEGYGLTETSPVIAVNKPGKVKLGTVGAIIPGVEVAIAEETGEILTRGPHVMKGYWNRPDATAEAIGADGWFHTGDIGEITPDGFLRITDRLKNIIVTAGGKNVAPQPMENVALLSPFVAQIVMLGDRRPFTTFLIVPEWETLEPWAAQQSIPGDRATLCADRRVTELLERETIGRLKGFARYEIPKRVLLIHEEFTIDAGLLTPKLSIKRKAVEQRYRAQIEELYSGHTVE from the coding sequence ATGCCAGCCACCCCCGCCTTCCGCGCGCAGCACACGCCGGTCCCGCTCGGCCCGGTGGAGCGCGACACCATCCCGCGCCTCTTCCTGGGCGGCGTGGACCGCTTCGCCCACCCCGCCGCCCTGCGCCGCAAGGTGGACGGCGCGTGGCGCGAGTGGCCCGCGCGCGAGGTGGAGGCGCAGGCAGCGCGGCTGGCCGCGGCACTGGAGCTGGCGGGCGTCGGCCCGGGCGACCGCGTGGCGCTCCTCTCCGAGAACCGCCCGGAGTGGGCGATCACCGACTTCGCCGTCACGGGAATGGGCGCCATCGACGTCCCCATCTACCCGACCCTCCCCGCCGCCCAGATCGCCTACATCCTGCGCGACTGCGGTGCGCGGGCCATCATGGTCTCCACCCGCGCGCAGCTCGCCAAGATCCAGGGGATCCGCTCCGGCCTTCCCGACCTGCGCCTGGTGGTGGCCTTCGACGACCCCGCCGAGACCCCCGACGTGCGCCGCTGGGAAGAGGTGCAGGAGGAGGGCCGGCGGCTGGTCGAGGAGGGTCGCGCGGGGAGCTTCCGCGAGCGCGCCCTCGCCGTCGGGCGCGATGAGGTCGCGACACTGATCTACACATCGGGGACGACGGGCGACCCCAAGGGGGTGATGCTCACCCACTTCAACCTCTGCTCCAACGTCGCGGGGAGCCAGCAGCACGGCCTCTCCGACGTCATTCTCAGCGGCGACCGCACGCTCTCCTTCCTCCCGCTGAGCCACGTCTTCGAGCGGATGGTGGACTACCTGTACTGGGACGTGGGCGCGTCCATCTCGTACGCCGAGAGCTTCGAAAAGGTGGTCGACAACATGGGCGAAGTGGCGCCGAACATCGCCGTGGCGGTGCCGCGCCTTTTCGAAAAGATCTACTCCCGCGTAACCGGCGCCACCGGGATCAAGAAGGCGCTCGTCGGATGGGCGCTCGGCGTCGGCACCCGCGTCGCCGATCTGCGTCTCGCCGGCGCGCAGCCCTCCGGCGCGCTCGCCATCCAGTACCGCCTCGCGGACCGGCTGGTCTTCTCCAAGCTGCGCGCGCGCACCGGCGGCCGCGTGCGCAACTTCGTCAGCGGCGGCGCGCCCCTTTCCGAGGACGTGGCCAAGTTCTTCTTCGCCGCGGGGCTGCCGGTGTACGAGGGCTACGGCCTCACCGAAACCTCGCCCGTGATCGCGGTGAACAAGCCCGGCAAGGTAAAGCTGGGTACCGTCGGCGCCATCATCCCCGGCGTCGAAGTGGCGATCGCGGAGGAGACGGGCGAGATCCTGACCCGCGGACCGCACGTGATGAAGGGCTACTGGAACCGCCCCGACGCCACCGCCGAGGCCATCGGCGCGGACGGCTGGTTCCACACGGGCGACATCGGCGAGATCACGCCGGACGGCTTCCTGCGCATCACGGACCGCCTCAAGAACATCATCGTGACCGCGGGCGGCAAGAACGTGGCGCCGCAGCCGATGGAGAACGTCGCGCTCCTCTCCCCCTTCGTCGCGCAGATCGTGATGCTGGGCGACCGCCGCCCGTTCACCACCTTTCTGATCGTCCCCGAATGGGAGACGCTGGAGCCGTGGGCCGCGCAGCAGTCCATCCCCGGCGACCGCGCCACCCTCTGCGCCGACCGCCGCGTCACGGAGCTGCTGGAGCGCGAGACGATCGGCCGCCTCAAGGGCTTCGCGCGCTACGAGATCCCCAAGCGCGTCCTCCTGATCCACGAGGAGTTCACCATCGACGCCGGCCTCCTGACCCCCAAGCTCAGCATCAAGCGCAAAGCCGTCGAACAGCGCTACCGCGCCCAGATCGAGGAGCTGTACAGCGGCCACACCGTCGAGTAA
- a CDS encoding zf-HC2 domain-containing protein, which produces MNHEYVLERLDDWAANELPDDDRQAVEFHLAVCGDCRAEAEALRSLVEDVATLPLEMTPGRDLWAGIAARIEPRTDVVSITSARRWQAPRWLTMAATIVGVAVSSSLITLKVMEKREPAVSAPVASAPVQSVAAPSTATPTALVAFKPAEQDYEVAIADLERVLTARRATLAPETVKTLETNLRIIDEAIRQSREALVKDPNSRELTDMLADAYGQKLNVLQQAVEL; this is translated from the coding sequence ATGAATCACGAATACGTGCTGGAGCGGCTGGACGACTGGGCGGCCAACGAGCTTCCCGACGACGATCGCCAGGCGGTGGAGTTCCACCTGGCCGTCTGCGGCGACTGCCGCGCCGAGGCGGAGGCGCTCCGCTCGCTGGTGGAAGACGTCGCCACCCTGCCGCTGGAAATGACTCCGGGCCGCGACCTGTGGGCTGGGATCGCCGCCCGCATCGAGCCGCGGACGGACGTGGTGTCCATCACCAGCGCGCGCCGCTGGCAGGCGCCGCGCTGGCTCACCATGGCCGCGACCATCGTGGGCGTGGCGGTCTCATCGTCGCTCATCACCCTCAAGGTGATGGAGAAGCGAGAGCCTGCCGTCAGTGCGCCGGTCGCGAGCGCCCCGGTGCAGAGCGTGGCCGCGCCGTCCACCGCCACGCCGACGGCGCTGGTCGCCTTCAAGCCCGCGGAGCAGGACTACGAAGTCGCCATCGCGGACTTGGAGCGCGTCCTCACGGCCCGGCGCGCCACCCTCGCGCCCGAGACGGTGAAGACGCTGGAGACCAACCTGCGCATCATCGACGAGGCGATCCGCCAGTCGCGCGAGGCGCTGGTAAAGGACCCCAACAGCCGCGAGCTGACCGACATGCTCGCCGACGCCTACGGGCAGAA
- a CDS encoding RNA polymerase sigma factor: MIAMQAEPTVLAPTASLAVRRAQQGDVAAFEQLYRENLGRVYALCMRLCGDPGRAEELTQDVFVRAWEKIGSFEGKSAFSTWLHRLAVNVVLGDRRSEKVRVAKVLVTDDLESYETPSRSHDPCDAIDLERAIAALPPGARAVLVLHDVEGYKHEEIAEMQGTAVGTCKAQLHRARRLLREMLGR; the protein is encoded by the coding sequence ATGATCGCGATGCAGGCTGAGCCGACGGTACTCGCCCCCACGGCGAGCCTTGCCGTGCGGCGCGCACAACAGGGCGACGTAGCCGCGTTCGAGCAGCTGTACCGCGAGAACCTGGGGCGGGTGTACGCGCTCTGCATGCGGCTGTGCGGCGACCCCGGCCGCGCCGAGGAGCTCACGCAGGACGTCTTCGTGCGGGCGTGGGAGAAGATCGGGTCGTTCGAGGGGAAGAGCGCCTTCAGCACCTGGCTGCACCGGCTGGCCGTGAACGTGGTGCTGGGCGACCGCCGGTCGGAGAAGGTGAGGGTGGCGAAGGTGTTGGTGACCGACGATCTGGAATCATACGAAACTCCGTCGCGCAGCCACGACCCGTGCGACGCGATCGACCTGGAGCGGGCAATCGCGGCGCTGCCGCCGGGCGCACGCGCGGTGCTGGTCCTCCACGACGTGGAAGGGTACAAGCACGAGGAGATCGCGGAGATGCAGGGAACCGCGGTGGGCACGTGCAAGGCACAGCTCCACCGGGCGCGCAGGCTTCTGCGGGAGATGCTTGGAAGATGA